A stretch of the Archangium violaceum genome encodes the following:
- a CDS encoding SH3 domain-containing protein has product MKKRSPQHHFRAWAVCVVALSSAMGWAQDAARVYIQGSEVNLRGSPATSAEVVKKVPIGTECQCLEELAKGWVRIKCGDAEGFTLKTLVGADKPSLDKLLAQAQDATVRTKVRLDAAARAATLDPQNEQAPDLLAELFFELNFEQLAKDKVKGGLHEAIVVTRRWDHSQNRQRSREESLIWELEKIEYDWHQFRLRGGDFVSAMYRNGSLVVYTGYISPKAGDEEFNVIIESRSSSSVADALKLALQEDARPADASETKYTVIEEEYPGMPVLSPESFRLYRSLPALWYLLQGEKGARYVQSSCDIITGIQLRVDIHRRASLRFGDINSSGESPPKFMRVVDVSKSDSSYHFQLRDRREYQESLTLTWPTDESNVSQWKTEPSSTEDGYYAIARARNIKIKDFGCSAEQ; this is encoded by the coding sequence ATGAAGAAGAGAAGCCCGCAGCACCACTTCCGCGCCTGGGCCGTGTGCGTGGTGGCGCTGAGTTCCGCGATGGGGTGGGCCCAGGACGCCGCGCGAGTCTATATCCAGGGCTCGGAGGTGAACCTGCGCGGCAGCCCCGCCACGAGTGCTGAGGTGGTGAAGAAGGTCCCCATCGGTACGGAGTGCCAGTGTCTGGAGGAGTTGGCCAAGGGGTGGGTGCGCATCAAGTGCGGGGATGCGGAGGGCTTCACGCTGAAGACGCTCGTCGGCGCGGACAAGCCCAGCCTCGACAAGCTCCTGGCTCAGGCGCAGGACGCCACGGTGAGAACCAAGGTGCGCCTTGATGCCGCCGCACGGGCGGCGACTCTCGACCCTCAGAACGAACAGGCGCCGGATTTGCTCGCGGAACTCTTCTTCGAGCTCAACTTCGAGCAACTCGCGAAGGACAAGGTGAAAGGCGGCCTGCACGAAGCCATCGTGGTGACCCGCCGTTGGGACCATTCTCAGAACAGGCAGCGGTCGCGTGAGGAGAGCCTCATCTGGGAGCTGGAGAAGATTGAGTACGACTGGCACCAGTTCAGGCTCCGCGGCGGTGACTTCGTCAGCGCCATGTACCGAAATGGCTCCCTCGTCGTTTACACCGGATACATTTCGCCGAAAGCAGGGGACGAGGAATTCAATGTCATCATCGAATCGCGGAGCAGTTCGTCGGTGGCAGACGCGCTAAAGCTCGCGCTGCAGGAAGATGCACGCCCCGCCGATGCGAGCGAGACGAAGTACACCGTCATCGAGGAGGAGTACCCCGGCATGCCGGTACTAAGCCCGGAGTCCTTCCGGCTTTACCGCTCCCTACCCGCGCTCTGGTATCTGCTCCAGGGGGAGAAGGGGGCACGGTACGTTCAGTCGAGCTGTGACATCATTACCGGAATCCAACTGCGAGTGGACATTCATCGCCGGGCGAGCCTTCGCTTCGGCGATATCAACAGCAGTGGGGAATCTCCACCCAAGTTCATGCGAGTCGTGGATGTCTCGAAGAGTGACTCCTCGTATCACTTCCAATTGCGTGACCGCAGAGAGTATCAGGAGTCGCTGACATTGACCTGGCCAACGGACGAGTCAAATGTCTCCCAATGGAAGACCGAGCCATCCAGCACGGAGGATGGCTACTACGCCATTGCCAGGGCCAGGAACATCAAGATCAAGGATTTTGGCTGCTCCGCCGAGCAGTGA
- a CDS encoding IS1380 family transposase: MGEILNDFGLEFNGSVKLEARAERLTSEAGAVLLREVDERLGLTRWLGEMLTDTRDEKRITHSLRELVRTDLLLLGQGWRDHDDADALRRDAALRLAVSDSKSSVPLRGKEGGAEGLASQPTLSRLTAMLAREENRKVLHEALVWQTGRRLRAQQPKGQKLKQVTVDVDGLPVEVHGHQEGSAYNGHYGVRMYHPIVASLAETGDLLDVRLREGNVHSANGALEFIDELLGRVEKEVCEVAAVRFDAGFPEEKLLAKLEERGTPYVARVRNTSVLQREAALPRFMNSGVPQGSRAPTCTNGSTRRRAGAVRGAWCW, encoded by the coding sequence ATGGGTGAAATCCTCAACGACTTCGGGCTGGAGTTCAACGGCTCCGTGAAGCTGGAGGCGAGGGCGGAGCGGTTGACGTCGGAGGCAGGTGCGGTGCTGCTGAGGGAGGTGGACGAGCGGTTGGGGCTGACGCGCTGGCTGGGGGAGATGTTGACGGACACGCGAGACGAGAAGCGGATAACCCACTCGCTGAGGGAGTTGGTGCGCACGGACCTTCTGCTGTTGGGGCAAGGGTGGAGAGACCACGACGACGCGGACGCGCTCAGGAGGGACGCGGCGTTGAGGTTGGCGGTGTCGGACAGCAAGAGCAGCGTGCCGCTGAGGGGGAAAGAGGGGGGAGCGGAGGGGTTGGCCTCACAGCCCACCTTGTCGCGGCTGACGGCCATGTTGGCGCGAGAGGAAAACCGGAAGGTGCTGCACGAGGCGCTGGTGTGGCAGACGGGGCGGAGGCTGAGGGCGCAGCAGCCCAAGGGCCAGAAGCTCAAGCAGGTGACGGTGGACGTGGACGGGTTGCCGGTGGAGGTGCATGGGCACCAGGAGGGCAGCGCGTACAACGGGCACTACGGAGTACGCATGTACCACCCGATTGTCGCCAGTCTCGCCGAGACGGGAGACCTGCTGGACGTGAGGTTGCGCGAGGGAAACGTGCACAGCGCCAATGGAGCGCTGGAATTCATCGACGAGTTGCTGGGGCGAGTGGAGAAGGAGGTGTGTGAGGTGGCGGCGGTGCGCTTCGACGCGGGCTTTCCCGAGGAGAAGCTGCTGGCGAAGCTGGAGGAGCGAGGCACGCCCTACGTGGCGCGCGTGCGCAACACCAGCGTGTTGCAGCGGGAGGCGGCGCTGCCGCGCTTCATGAATTCGGGAGTGCCGCAGGGGAGCCGGGCACCCACCTGTACGAATGGGAGTACCAGGCGCAGGGCTGGAGCCGTGCGCGGCGCGTGGTGTTGGTAG
- a CDS encoding cell envelope integrity protein TolA: MAIQQQFFLKEDESGVGVDTNIVETGGKDGTILRVFPVDNYSFPEEIKRLAKEWHVIKVPLLGQRVHASEQVDWCGRTSCSMLYNYFQLIKGGDPRERYITHSRAGDPECLPDLRFPSGERAFFEVPFDPSLPKKGWTIFPERKNYEVQSDCAWFGLDPDGEVPLPISQIFPARGPRPTGLGGILRYRASSSYKDEKGHLLPEGLRHEADDIKNSEKRLRERFAHLIECLRANNPVVIYTGFGSYSKKMGNPLHIIVIAGYCILQVGGEEQLWLVTADPSTKIGLVSKGRLSAPHSGGNVDLGSRIGPGHMIFRMRSGLIAKSSPLMGFASFNLVRARTFFEKNPEVKDSEYDLFLDHSRTHCGRYVYREKRTEVPAEVLDSSFSRPRYSFPLRGNNASSSPWQCFYNNESLDTGIGGYYLLGLQRNLHGGIHLFPPADQEFVPVSAVAPGYIVAARLPGEKAPCRKPGVAEALGNWPGFVLVRHELEETPKESQQGGTAQSSQASPRRGVFYTLYMHLRSPIFPPSIEEKAQKAAASQKPQNAPAASQKPQGTGSVQKTQNTSAAQKKEEEARKKAEIAASALDRYFQEVPWFRELYKRRFGAWVCISGDKPGAMVWSQEPVPEADRKPPNAGQQGAGKKTYKVLTQDGTAQEISLRNKEGQEEWLYKAPPANLEEALVTLAQGDVVTFMEPFFPVNIGELLGFSGPLPDQLAILSQDFRVQREDSELAEKRKRFEVRSGFLHFQVFSPEKDKENGIKLLLELARQIETGSGRLPEFVEVKEDSEDNFLTLEEIEKHLKGALPEEDRNAFSKLTQDYFSAAKKIDRSGFGYGPLVASLLDSTTSFAPKSEKPDWKSCCRFEYPLTLEIETVNLPTPDKNTKVAGGVYELELCFEQEVPDVGWARMECRQRDCGELLNGRKVCKPASLKIDSNKLGTARNGVLQLSLMVPAVAERMTLKAKQGFFIEQTVSLPGADGRLLAQGITRRWRNVRLVQKNEWALESVKAVLQKAKAALEASGGLDVIEEELVEMAWCDPAKEVHMPRLVHGDEQAGTKPTSGTGKKRPMLFDTEGWLSPSSRLENLHPVTAVWLLNVLDKQRKARVRDEWAVPGFRKENPSPQFFGWVKKAGTRHVGEMLTLAVIDDDFGYDKENRVSLLAKQGATVLELAGGREFAPGGNIVQPFKACFWGDWTLELTDPALFTRGAGG; this comes from the coding sequence ATGGCGATTCAGCAGCAATTCTTCCTCAAGGAAGACGAAAGCGGTGTTGGCGTGGACACCAACATCGTGGAAACGGGCGGCAAGGATGGAACGATCCTTCGCGTCTTCCCCGTCGACAACTACTCTTTCCCGGAGGAGATCAAGCGACTTGCCAAGGAATGGCATGTCATCAAGGTCCCTCTCCTTGGTCAAAGGGTGCATGCAAGCGAGCAGGTGGATTGGTGTGGGCGCACCTCGTGCTCCATGCTCTACAACTATTTCCAGCTCATCAAGGGTGGAGACCCACGCGAGCGATATATTACTCATTCGAGAGCTGGGGACCCGGAGTGTCTGCCCGACCTCCGATTTCCGTCAGGTGAACGGGCCTTCTTCGAGGTCCCCTTTGACCCTTCCCTGCCGAAGAAAGGATGGACGATCTTCCCGGAAAGGAAAAATTACGAAGTCCAGTCCGATTGCGCGTGGTTCGGTCTTGATCCCGATGGTGAAGTTCCGCTCCCCATCAGTCAGATCTTCCCGGCCCGGGGGCCTCGCCCGACGGGGCTCGGGGGAATCCTGCGTTATCGTGCCTCGTCCTCATATAAGGACGAAAAAGGCCACCTGCTCCCAGAGGGCCTGCGCCACGAGGCCGACGACATAAAGAACAGCGAAAAGCGCCTCAGGGAGAGGTTTGCCCATCTCATCGAATGCCTGCGAGCCAACAATCCGGTGGTCATCTACACGGGCTTTGGATCGTATAGCAAGAAGATGGGCAACCCCCTCCATATCATTGTCATTGCCGGCTATTGCATCCTCCAGGTGGGAGGGGAGGAACAACTCTGGCTGGTGACCGCCGACCCCTCAACCAAGATCGGACTCGTGTCCAAGGGGCGGCTTTCCGCACCCCATAGCGGCGGAAATGTAGACCTGGGCTCTCGGATTGGGCCGGGCCACATGATCTTCAGGATGCGCTCTGGCCTCATTGCCAAGAGCAGCCCTCTCATGGGCTTTGCATCTTTCAACCTGGTGCGAGCGAGGACTTTCTTCGAGAAGAACCCTGAAGTGAAAGACTCGGAGTACGACCTATTCCTGGATCATTCGAGAACTCACTGCGGGCGCTATGTCTACCGCGAGAAGAGGACCGAGGTCCCAGCCGAAGTGCTCGACAGCAGCTTCAGCCGGCCCAGATACAGCTTCCCCTTGCGCGGGAACAACGCTTCGAGCAGCCCCTGGCAGTGCTTCTACAACAACGAGTCGCTCGATACGGGAATTGGCGGCTACTACTTGCTGGGTCTCCAGCGAAACCTCCACGGTGGCATCCATCTGTTCCCGCCCGCCGACCAGGAGTTCGTCCCCGTCAGTGCCGTCGCTCCAGGCTACATCGTGGCCGCCCGTCTGCCCGGCGAAAAAGCTCCATGCCGCAAGCCTGGAGTCGCAGAGGCCCTCGGCAACTGGCCCGGTTTCGTCCTCGTTCGCCATGAGCTCGAGGAGACTCCCAAGGAATCGCAGCAGGGAGGCACGGCGCAGTCCTCACAGGCCAGTCCTCGCAGGGGCGTGTTCTACACGCTCTACATGCACCTGCGCTCGCCGATATTCCCGCCCTCCATCGAGGAAAAGGCCCAGAAGGCCGCCGCTTCCCAGAAGCCCCAGAACGCCCCTGCCGCTTCCCAAAAGCCCCAGGGCACCGGCTCGGTCCAGAAGACCCAGAACACCTCCGCTGCACAAAAGAAGGAGGAGGAAGCCAGGAAGAAAGCCGAGATCGCCGCCTCAGCTCTGGACAGGTACTTCCAGGAGGTTCCCTGGTTCCGCGAGCTGTACAAGCGACGTTTCGGAGCCTGGGTCTGCATCTCGGGTGACAAACCCGGTGCGATGGTCTGGTCCCAGGAGCCGGTCCCCGAGGCCGACCGGAAACCTCCGAATGCGGGTCAACAGGGCGCGGGGAAGAAGACCTACAAGGTTCTCACCCAAGACGGTACCGCGCAGGAAATCTCCTTGCGAAACAAGGAAGGGCAGGAGGAGTGGCTCTACAAGGCGCCGCCGGCAAATCTCGAGGAGGCGCTGGTGACACTCGCCCAGGGTGACGTGGTCACATTCATGGAGCCCTTCTTCCCCGTGAACATCGGGGAACTCCTGGGGTTCTCGGGCCCCTTGCCGGACCAACTCGCGATCCTCTCACAGGACTTCCGGGTCCAGCGGGAGGACTCGGAGCTCGCCGAGAAGCGCAAACGGTTCGAGGTTCGTTCGGGGTTCCTGCACTTCCAGGTATTTTCCCCGGAGAAGGACAAGGAGAACGGCATCAAGCTTCTCCTCGAGCTGGCCAGGCAAATCGAGACGGGCAGTGGTCGCCTTCCCGAGTTCGTCGAGGTCAAGGAGGACTCGGAAGACAACTTCCTAACACTGGAAGAGATCGAGAAACACCTCAAGGGCGCGCTCCCGGAGGAGGACCGGAATGCCTTCAGCAAGCTGACCCAGGATTACTTCTCCGCGGCGAAAAAGATCGATCGGTCGGGGTTTGGCTATGGGCCACTCGTCGCGTCGCTCCTCGATTCGACCACCTCGTTCGCACCCAAGAGCGAGAAGCCAGACTGGAAATCCTGCTGCCGCTTCGAATATCCGCTGACGCTCGAGATCGAGACAGTCAACCTGCCGACTCCCGACAAGAACACCAAGGTCGCCGGTGGAGTCTACGAGCTCGAGCTGTGCTTCGAGCAGGAGGTGCCAGATGTCGGATGGGCGCGCATGGAGTGCCGCCAGCGGGACTGCGGCGAATTGCTCAACGGCAGGAAGGTCTGCAAGCCCGCGTCCCTCAAGATTGATTCGAACAAGCTCGGCACGGCCAGGAACGGAGTCCTTCAACTGTCCCTGATGGTGCCGGCCGTCGCCGAGCGGATGACGCTCAAGGCGAAGCAGGGCTTCTTCATCGAGCAGACCGTCTCGCTACCGGGCGCCGACGGCCGGCTGCTCGCACAGGGCATCACCCGGCGCTGGCGCAACGTTCGGCTCGTCCAGAAGAATGAGTGGGCCCTCGAGAGCGTCAAGGCGGTGCTGCAAAAGGCGAAAGCGGCGCTCGAAGCCTCCGGCGGCCTGGATGTGATCGAGGAAGAGTTGGTGGAGATGGCCTGGTGCGACCCCGCGAAAGAGGTGCACATGCCACGTCTCGTCCATGGAGATGAGCAGGCGGGGACGAAACCCACCAGCGGCACGGGGAAGAAGCGCCCGATGCTCTTCGACACGGAGGGTTGGCTCTCGCCCAGCAGCAGGCTCGAAAACCTGCATCCGGTCACGGCCGTCTGGCTGCTCAACGTGCTCGACAAGCAGCGCAAGGCCCGCGTACGGGACGAGTGGGCGGTCCCCGGGTTCCGAAAGGAGAATCCCAGTCCGCAGTTCTTCGGGTGGGTGAAGAAAGCGGGCACGCGGCACGTAGGCGAAATGCTCACCCTGGCCGTCATCGACGACGACTTTGGTTATGACAAGGAGAACCGGGTCTCACTGCTCGCCAAACAGGGAGCCACCGTACTCGAGTTGGCCGGAGGTCGTGAGTTCGCCCCCGGTGGCAACATCGTGCAGCCTTTCAAGGCCTGCTTCTGGGGCGACTGGACCCTGGAACTCACTGATCCCGCCTTATTCACGAGAGGTGCAGGAGGATGA